One region of Triticum aestivum cultivar Chinese Spring chromosome 6B, IWGSC CS RefSeq v2.1, whole genome shotgun sequence genomic DNA includes:
- the LOC123138016 gene encoding putative F-box/LRR-repeat protein 23, which translates to MPLLSPPPPPTAAPGCGRRRLSGRRRRRSKRRNWAALPLDVMLYVLHKLDDVELMFGGPARVCRSWHDAVCEPELWRRIDMRGRSRRFREAVSLKNMAQLSIWFSAGQCREFFGQHDVDNDLLLFLADRAPLLKSLHLIKHCDVTSETFAKAIMKFPLLDELELWECETHETGVFDLVAMACPQLKHLKHVKDRGYSRYIWLEYPIDNSEALAIAKMHELRSLKLFHGGLDNQGLTAILDGCPHLEYLDIRYCNNITMDSNMRAKCARVKKKKLYPYGPTDNWECPWSDIHDDFTIDSEYFEPSITVCSCYRPWDRGYWCYCDDDEPDCRFFNAEPSDSEDSDHSRFFSGAEESEFEYWRT; encoded by the exons ATGCCATTgctatcgccgccgccgccgccgacggcggcTCCCGGGTGCGGGAGGCGGAGGCTGAGCGGCCGACGAAGGCGACGATCAAAGAGGAGGAACTGGGCAGCGCTGCCCCTGGACGTGATGCTCTACGTCCTCCACAAGCTGGACGACGTCGAGCTCATGTTCGGCGGCCCGGCCAGGGTGTGCCGCTCCTGGCACGACGCCGTGTGCGAGCCCGAGCTGTGGCGCCGGATCGACATGCGCGGCCGCTCCCGGCGCTTCCGGGAGGCGGTCAGCCTCAAAAATATGGCGCAGCTCTCCATTTGGTTCAGCGCCGGGCAGTGTCGAGAGTTCTTCGGCCAGCACGACGTCGacaacgacctcctcctcttcctggccGACCG GGCACCCTTATTGAAGAGTCTTCATCTTATCAAGCATTGTGATGTAACCAGTGAAACATTTGCAAAGGCAATAATGAAATTCCCTCTGTtggatgagctcgagctttgggAATGTGAGACACATGAGACTGGGGTCTTTGACCTTGTTGCCATGGCTTGTCCACAACTGAAGCACTTAAAACATGTCAAAGATAGGGGATATTCGCGATATATCTGGCTTGAATACCCTATCGATAACAGCGAAGCCTTGGCAATTGCAAAGATGCATGAGCTACGCTCCCTAAAGCTTTTCCACGGTGGCCTTGACAACCAAGGATTGACAGCCATCCTTGATGGCTGCCCTCATCTGGAGTACCTTGACATACGGTATTGCAACAACATCACCATGGACAGCAACATGCGAGCAAAGTGTGCCCGTGTTAAGAAGAAGAAATTGTATCCATATGGGCCAACTGATAACTGGGAGTGTCCTTGGTCTGACATCCATGATGACTTCACCATTGATTCTGAGTATTTTGAGCCTAGCATCACTGTTTGTAGTTGTTATCGTCCATGGGATAGGGGGTATTGGTGCTATTGCGACGATGATGAGCCAGACTGTCGTTTTTTCAATGCGGAGCCTTCTGACTCTGAGGACTCTGATCATTCTCGCTTCTTTAGTGGTGCTGAGGAGAGCGAGTTTGAGTATTGGAGAACCTAA
- the LOC123138017 gene encoding putative F-box/LRR-repeat protein 23: MPLLPPPPPPTAPPGRGRRRLGSRRRRRSKMRNWAELPLDVMLYVLHKLDDVELMFGGAARVCRSWHDAVCEPELWRRVDMRDRSRRFQETVSLNKVTQLSIWFSAGQCREFFGQQDLDNDLLFFLADRAPLLKSLHLTKCCNVTSKGLTEAIKKFPLLEELELCECERYDTWVFEVVAAACPLLKHLKHFNDRGYTWYNLERDIYPVDNREALAIARMHELRSLKIFHSGLDNQGLTAILGGCPHLESLTYAIAAT; this comes from the exons ATGCCACTGctaccgcctccgccgccgccgacggcgccTCCGGGGCGCGGGAGGCGGAGACTGGGCAGCCGACGGAGGCGACGATCAAAGATGAGGAACTGGGCAGAGCTGCCCCTGGACGTGATGCTCTATGTCCTCCACAAGCTGGACGACGTCGAGCTCATGTTCGGCGGCGCGGCCAGGGTGTGCCGCTCCTGGCACGACGCTGTGTGCGAGCCCGAGCTGTGGCGCCGCGTCGACATGCGCGACCGCTCCCGGCGCTTCCAGGAGACGGTCAGCCTCAACAAAGTGACGCAGCTCTCCATTTGGTTCAGCGCCGGGCAATGCCGAGAATTCTTCGGCCAGCAGGACCTCGACAACGACCTCCTCTTCTTCCTGGCCGACCG GGCACCCTTACTGAAGAGCCTTCATCTTACCAAGTGCTGTAATGTAACCAGCAAAGGATTGACAGAGGCAATAAAGAAATTCCCTCTGTTGGAGGAGCTCGAGCTTTGTGAATGTGAGAGATATGACACATGGGTCTTTGAGGTTGTTGCCGCGGCTTGTCCACTACTGAAGCACCTCAAACATTTCAACGATAGAGGATATACATGGTATAATTTGGAACGGGATATATACCCTGTCGACAACCGCGAAGCCCTGGCAATTGCAAGGATGCATGAGCTACGGTCCCTGAAGATTTTCCACAGTGGCCTCGACAACCAAGGGTTGACAGCCATCCTTGGGGGCTGCCCTCACCTGGAGTCCTTGACATACGCTATTGCGGCAACATAA
- the LOC123138018 gene encoding PRELI domain containing protein 3A: MVVYTQEHVYRHPWDRVTAAAWRKFTDPASRTALSHVADVHTLQRRVDTDAGRLHAARSITVRSPPLPFILRRLLPAAAASPSGAAICHCVETSVVDAPRRAMDIVVRNVSLRGIIEVEERSTFRPHPDRPDDWTQFRQETTIRCRPLAKLAAVAEKVETRCAERFLQNSAKGREVVERICRYLEAEAAGAAPSAV; the protein is encoded by the coding sequence ATGGTGGTCTACACGCAGGAGCACGTCTACCGGCACCCGTGGGAccgcgtgacggcggcggcgtggCGCAAGTTCACGGACCCGGCCTCCCGCACGGCGCTCTCCCACGTCGCCGACGTGCACACCCTGCAGCGCCGCGTCGACACGGACGCCGGCCGCCTCCACGCCGCGCGCTCCATCACCGTCCGCTCCCCGCCGCTCCCCTTCATCCTGCGCCGCCTcctcccggccgccgccgcctccccctcggGCGCCGCGATCTGCCACTGCGTCGAGACCTCCGTCGTCGACGCCCCGCGCCGCGCCATGGACATCGTCGTCCGCAACGTCAGCCTCCGCGGGATCATCGAGGTCGAGGAGCGCTCCACCTTCCGGCCCCACCCGGACCGCCCCGATGATTGGACGCAGTTCAGGCAGGAGACCACGATCCGGTGCCGCCCGCTCGCcaagctcgccgccgtcgccgagaAGGTCGAGACCCGCTGCGCCGAAAGGTTCCTGCAGAACAGCGCCAAGGGGAGGGAGGTCGTCGAGCGGATCTGCCGCtacctcgaggccgaggccgccggcgCCGCGCCTTCCGCCGTCTGA